From one Pseudopipra pipra isolate bDixPip1 chromosome 2, bDixPip1.hap1, whole genome shotgun sequence genomic stretch:
- the LOC135409350 gene encoding trypsin I-P1-like: MKCLLFLAFVGAAVAFPTIAEDDDDKIVGGYTCAENSVPYQVSLNSGYHFCGGSLISSQWVLSAAHCYKYRIQVQLGKTNLALTESTQQFVNSAKVIRHSGYSAYTLNNDIMLIKLATPAQLSKAIQTVPLPTSCVAAGTTCLISGWGNTLSSGSNYPDELQCLQAPVLSATDCQNAYPGQITSNMMCVGFLEGGKDSCQGDSGGPVVCNGELQGIVSWGIGCAQKGYPGVYTKVCNYVSWIQSTIAAN, encoded by the exons ATGAAGTGCCTGCTGTTTCTCGCCTTTGTTGGGGCGGCTG TTGCCTTCCCCACCATCGCTGAGGATGATGATGACAAGATCGTGGGAGGCTACACCTGTGCAGAGAACTCTGTTCCCTATCAGGTGTCCCTGAATTCCGGATATCACTTCTGTGGAGGTTCCCTCATCAGCAGCCAGTGGGTCCTGTCAGCTGCTCACTGCTACAAATA TCGCATCCAAGTGCAGCTTGGGAAAACTAACCTGGCCCTGACAGAATCAACACAGCAGTTTGTTAACTCGGCTAAAGTCATCCGCCACTCTGGCTACAGCGCCTATACCCTGAACAATGACATCATGCTCATCAAGCTTGccaccccagcccagctcagcaagGCTATCCAAACGGTTCCTCTGCCCACCAGCTGTGTGGCCGCCGGCACCACTTGCCTGATCTCCGGCTGGGGCAACACACTCAGCAGTGGCA GTAACTATCCAGATGAGCTGCAGTGCCTGCAGGCTCCGGTGCTGTCTGCCACTGACTGCCAGAACGCCTACCCTGGTCAGATTACAAGCAACATGATGTGTGTAGGATTcctggagggaggaaaagattcctgccag GGAGATTCCGGCGGTCCCGTGGTCTGCAACGGAGAGCTCCAGGGCATTGTTTCCTGGGGCATTGGATGTGCCCAGAAAGGCTACCCCGGAGTTTACACCAAGGTTTGCAATTACGTCTCCTGGATCCAATCCACTATAGCCGCCAACTGA